Part of the Sphaerochaeta associata genome is shown below.
TAATGCTCAAATCGTTTTCTCCCTGCATCTTTTTATCGTAACAGCAGAAACGCTGCGGTTGTACATCCAAGCAGCCGCTCAATTCGGCCGGACGGAGGAAAATACTCTCTTTCAGCCGATATCGCCCTCGGCGATTTTGGGCTGATTCTCCCCATTTGCGAGAAAGCTCCGATTCTCTCCATTTGCGTTGACCAAAACAGGAGTTGCGTCTACAGTTTACGACGAGGTATATACTACATGGTAATTTCGTGCTTTCACGATGTAGTCCGCTTCATGGAGAGTTTTACCAATCTAGAGAAGCAGACGACGCATTATACAACCAGAACGTACCGCTTGGACCGCATGCACTCCCTGCTTGCCTACCTGGGTCACCCTGAGCTGTCATTCAAGAAAATCCATCTGGCTGGATCAAAAGGCAAGGGCTCGACTGCAAGCTACCTTGCCAGTGCACTGACTGCTTTGGGCTATAAGACAGGCCTCTATCTCTCCCCCCACCTGGTGGACTACCGCGAGCGTTTCAGCCTCAGTGGAACATTTTTCAACGACGACCTGCTGGTGCAGACCGGAATAGAACTGCAGGAACAGTTGAATGGATTTCATTTTTCAGACCAGTGGGGAGAGACCGATCCGACTACCTTCGAACTCTACACCGCCTATGCCTATCTGCTCTTCAAGAACAGCGGCTGTGAATGGGCTGTCATCGAAACCGGCTTGGGCGGACGGTTGGATGCAACCAACACCATTGTTCCCGAGGCATGCGTGCTCTGCCCAATCGAGCTCGAACATACCAAAATCCTGGGCGATACCATCGAGAAAATTGCAGCAGAGAAAAGTAAAATCATAAAAGCGGGAGTGCCCGTGTTCATCGGATTTGAAGAGGATGCGGCCATGTCGGTCTTCCTTGCCGAAGCACAAGCGCAAAAGAGTGAAACCCACCTGCTTTGCGACGCCATCGAATCGCTTTCGAGCAAGACCACCACCGAGGGTGAGCTTGTGCAGTATGCATGGAAGGATGGAAGAAAGGAGCAATTGCTGCTTTCGATGCGCGGCGGTGTACAGGCACAAAACAGCGCCCTCGCCCTGCTCGTGCTCAGGACCTTGGGACTGTATAGCGACAAGGTCCTGCCGGCCATCGAGAAGAACCAGATTCCCGGCCGCTTCCAGCAGCTGGCCGTCTCTCCCTGCCTGTATGTAGACGGGGCTCATACCACCCACTCGCTGCAGGCGCTGCTGCAGAGTTTCAAATCATTGCATGGCTCTTCTGATAAGAATACCATCATCTACGGGGCTCTGGAGGACAAGGACCACCGGCATATGGCAAACCTTGTACTCGACCATTTCCAGCAAATAATCATCAGCAGACCCGGAACCTATAAAAAGAGTGACATCACCGGCATGTTTGCGTTGTTCAACACCCTGGCGGAGCAACGGTCCCACAGCTATCAGATTCTGTTGATCGAAGACAACATGGAAGCGCTCAAGGCTGCGTACAAGATGACTGCGGATACCGATGCCATCCTGGTTTGCGGATCATTCTACCTCGCCGGCGGGGTGAAAGCCGCCTTTGAGCAGATACGGAGTGCCTATGAGTCTCAACTGGCGTGAAATAGCGCTCATCCTTGAGGAGCTTCCCTTGGTCGGAAGTTCGCTTCAGCAAACCATCCAACACGATTTCCACTCGCTGAGTTGGAACTTCTACCACCAACAGGCTGGTCGGTGGACGCTCTACACTGAGCTTGGAACTCCTTTTTCCCGTCTGCATCTGGCAA
Proteins encoded:
- a CDS encoding bifunctional folylpolyglutamate synthase/dihydrofolate synthase, with amino-acid sequence MESFTNLEKQTTHYTTRTYRLDRMHSLLAYLGHPELSFKKIHLAGSKGKGSTASYLASALTALGYKTGLYLSPHLVDYRERFSLSGTFFNDDLLVQTGIELQEQLNGFHFSDQWGETDPTTFELYTAYAYLLFKNSGCEWAVIETGLGGRLDATNTIVPEACVLCPIELEHTKILGDTIEKIAAEKSKIIKAGVPVFIGFEEDAAMSVFLAEAQAQKSETHLLCDAIESLSSKTTTEGELVQYAWKDGRKEQLLLSMRGGVQAQNSALALLVLRTLGLYSDKVLPAIEKNQIPGRFQQLAVSPCLYVDGAHTTHSLQALLQSFKSLHGSSDKNTIIYGALEDKDHRHMANLVLDHFQQIIISRPGTYKKSDITGMFALFNTLAEQRSHSYQILLIEDNMEALKAAYKMTADTDAILVCGSFYLAGGVKAAFEQIRSAYESQLA